The following are from one region of the Chlamydiota bacterium genome:
- a CDS encoding glycosyltransferase family 2 protein, translated as MAAKPALSVIISCFNEEESIGECLRRTMQAVPDAEILVIHGGSDKTADIAEEMARGNPKITVIRNLDDRGKGHAIKVGIRRSSADVMVQFDADLQFMPEEIPKVVRPILAGEADFSFGARFMKESDVERYDFSFFRVMGNRIVNRYVNLLTRQRFCDITTGFKAWTRDAIESVAFKDDRFIYEAEIAVRAGLAGRRFAMVPITYFNRYGGISGHGRGWKEPVSIIWTGVKILIFSTLIRLSLW; from the coding sequence ATGGCAGCCAAACCGGCGTTGAGCGTCATCATCTCCTGTTTCAATGAGGAGGAGAGCATCGGGGAGTGCCTGCGGAGGACGATGCAGGCCGTCCCCGACGCCGAGATCCTCGTCATCCACGGCGGGAGCGACAAAACCGCCGACATCGCCGAGGAGATGGCCCGCGGGAACCCGAAGATCACGGTCATCCGGAACCTCGACGACCGGGGAAAGGGGCACGCGATCAAGGTGGGGATCAGGCGGTCGTCCGCCGACGTGATGGTGCAGTTCGACGCCGACCTCCAGTTCATGCCCGAGGAGATACCGAAGGTCGTCCGGCCGATCCTCGCCGGCGAGGCGGATTTCTCGTTCGGCGCGCGCTTCATGAAGGAGTCCGACGTGGAGCGGTACGACTTCAGCTTCTTCCGTGTGATGGGCAACCGCATCGTGAACCGATACGTCAACCTCCTGACCCGGCAGCGGTTCTGCGACATCACGACCGGATTCAAGGCGTGGACGCGGGACGCGATCGAAAGCGTCGCCTTCAAGGACGACCGGTTTATCTACGAGGCGGAGATCGCGGTCAGGGCGGGGCTCGCGGGGCGCCGGTTCGCCATGGTGCCGATCACCTACTTCAACCGATACGGCGGCATCTCGGGACACGGGCGCGGGTGGAAGGAGCCGGTGAGCATCATCTGGACCGGCGTCAAGATCCTGATCTTCTCCACGCTGATACGCCTCTCCCTCTGGTGA
- a CDS encoding NAD-dependent epimerase/dehydratase family protein: MILILGARGFVGSAFCAACAAAGLDFQGVDLDDYDGARGARCDLLINADGNSKKYLAEKEPARDFRLSVLSVMDSIADFSFRRYLYISSTAVYPDPSDPRRTAEDAVLDPAAQSRYGFHKRLAEELVVKYCPDWLILRLGGMVGEGMRKGPIHDILTGAPLWVGTKSRFQFIHTRDVARIALRMLAEGSGQEIFNVCGRGTVTLAEVQGMAGLAGENDLPAEVWDVNTDKAHRRFGLPSTEDTVRAFIARRRS; the protein is encoded by the coding sequence GTGATCCTCATCCTCGGCGCGCGGGGGTTCGTCGGCTCGGCGTTCTGCGCGGCGTGCGCGGCGGCGGGTCTGGATTTCCAGGGAGTGGACCTCGACGACTACGACGGCGCGCGCGGCGCCCGCTGCGATCTGTTGATCAACGCCGACGGGAACTCGAAGAAGTATCTCGCCGAGAAGGAACCGGCTCGGGACTTCCGGCTCTCCGTCTTGAGCGTAATGGACAGCATCGCGGATTTCTCCTTCCGCAGGTATCTCTATATCTCGTCCACGGCGGTCTATCCCGACCCGTCCGATCCGCGGCGCACCGCCGAAGACGCCGTCCTCGACCCTGCCGCGCAGTCCCGCTACGGCTTCCACAAGCGCCTCGCCGAGGAGCTGGTCGTGAAATACTGTCCCGACTGGCTCATCCTCCGGCTCGGCGGGATGGTGGGGGAGGGGATGCGCAAGGGGCCTATCCACGACATCCTGACGGGGGCGCCGCTTTGGGTCGGCACCAAGTCGAGGTTTCAGTTCATCCACACGCGCGACGTGGCCCGCATCGCCCTTCGGATGCTCGCGGAGGGGAGCGGACAAGAGATCTTCAATGTCTGCGGAAGGGGGACCGTCACGCTCGCCGAGGTGCAGGGGATGGCGGGCCTCGCGGGGGAGAACGACCTGCCCGCCGAGGTATGGGACGTCAATACGGACAAGGCCCATCGCCGCTTCGGCCTCCCCTCGACGGAGGATACGGTGCGCGCCTTCATCGCGCGGCGGCGGTCGTGA
- a CDS encoding kinase produces MIISRTPVRVSFLGGGSDYPEYCRDHIGMTLCATIDKYSYITVNALSGFFDHSIRISYSRTELAKKLDEIQHPSVRECLRSMGIEKGIEVHYVGDLPARTGLGSSSSFTVGLLHALYAHKGRMVEKRRLAEEAVRVEREMIGERVGLQDQYACAFGGFLHLSFRRGTEAEVRHLTLAPQRVKAIQDRLLLFYTGLQRTAHEILGEQMEKTERGDVDRQLEALAALVPRGASILCESDDLSEFGALLHENWMLKRELSSAITNKTIDDCYEAARAAGALGGKLCGAGGGGFILLYVEPYNQEKVRRALRSLLEVQFSFETEGSTIIFYRP; encoded by the coding sequence ATGATCATCTCGCGAACGCCCGTCCGGGTGAGCTTCCTCGGGGGGGGCTCCGACTACCCGGAGTACTGCCGGGACCATATCGGGATGACCCTGTGCGCCACGATAGACAAGTACTCGTACATCACGGTCAACGCGCTGAGCGGCTTCTTCGATCACAGCATCCGCATCAGCTACTCCAGAACGGAGCTCGCGAAAAAACTCGACGAGATCCAACACCCGTCCGTCAGGGAGTGCCTGCGCAGCATGGGGATCGAGAAGGGGATCGAGGTCCACTACGTCGGGGACCTCCCCGCGCGCACGGGGCTGGGCTCGTCGTCGTCGTTCACCGTGGGGCTGCTCCATGCCCTCTACGCCCACAAGGGGCGGATGGTCGAGAAGCGCCGCCTCGCCGAGGAGGCGGTACGGGTCGAACGGGAGATGATCGGGGAGAGGGTCGGTCTCCAGGACCAGTACGCGTGCGCCTTCGGAGGGTTCCTTCACCTGTCGTTCCGCCGGGGGACGGAGGCGGAGGTGCGGCACCTGACGCTGGCGCCGCAGCGGGTCAAGGCGATACAGGACAGGCTGCTCCTCTTCTACACGGGCCTCCAGCGGACCGCCCACGAGATCCTCGGGGAGCAGATGGAGAAGACCGAGAGAGGTGACGTGGACCGGCAACTCGAGGCGCTCGCCGCGCTCGTCCCCCGCGGGGCCTCGATCCTCTGCGAGAGCGACGACCTCTCGGAGTTCGGCGCGCTGCTCCACGAGAACTGGATGCTGAAGCGGGAGCTGTCGAGCGCCATCACCAACAAAACGATCGATGACTGCTACGAGGCGGCCCGGGCGGCGGGCGCCCTCGGCGGCAAGCTGTGCGGCGCGGGCGGGGGAGGGTTCATCCTCCTCTACGTGGAGCCGTATAACCAGGAAAAGGTCCGCAGGGCTTTGCGATCCCTCCTGGAGGTCCAGTTCTCGTTCGAGACCGAGGGAAGCACGATCATCTTCTACAGGCCGTAA
- a CDS encoding NAD(P)-dependent oxidoreductase, with translation MMMKVLLTGGAGYIGSVLTGRLLARGMDVAVVDKLIYRQTSLLQYFDNPRFSFVNGDVRDERLMRDLVRDRDVILPLAAIVGAPACARDPESSTSINLHAVAMLAKISSAGQAVIYPTTNSGYGTTSGEEFCTEETPLAPISLYGRDKVEAERILLERGNAVTLRFATVFGVSPRMRLDLLVNDFTFRAVRDRFLVIFEKQFKRNFLHVLDAADCFVFCIEQFAQMKGEPYNVGLNEANISKEELALAIKRRVPELYIHFAEVGSDPDKRNYVVSNDKINRKGFVASHGLDEGIRQLIRAYAMIGKSEMYNC, from the coding sequence ATCATGATGAAGGTTCTCTTGACCGGGGGGGCGGGGTATATCGGCTCGGTGCTCACCGGGCGCCTTCTCGCGCGCGGGATGGACGTCGCCGTCGTGGACAAGCTCATCTACCGCCAGACCAGCCTGCTTCAGTACTTCGACAACCCGCGCTTCTCCTTCGTCAACGGCGACGTGCGGGACGAGCGGCTGATGCGGGACCTCGTCCGGGACAGGGACGTCATCCTCCCCCTCGCGGCCATTGTGGGCGCGCCTGCCTGCGCGCGGGACCCGGAGTCGAGCACGTCCATCAATCTGCACGCGGTGGCGATGCTCGCCAAGATCAGTTCCGCGGGCCAGGCGGTGATCTACCCCACCACGAACAGCGGCTACGGGACGACCTCCGGCGAGGAGTTCTGCACCGAGGAGACCCCGCTCGCCCCCATCTCCCTCTACGGCAGGGACAAGGTGGAGGCGGAGCGGATCCTGCTCGAGCGGGGCAATGCCGTCACGCTGCGCTTCGCGACCGTCTTCGGCGTGTCGCCGCGGATGCGGCTGGACCTCCTGGTCAACGACTTCACCTTCCGCGCGGTGCGGGATCGCTTCCTGGTGATCTTCGAGAAGCAGTTCAAGCGCAACTTCCTGCACGTCCTGGACGCCGCGGACTGCTTCGTCTTCTGCATCGAACAGTTCGCGCAGATGAAGGGCGAACCGTACAACGTCGGCCTCAACGAGGCGAACATCTCCAAGGAGGAGCTCGCCCTCGCGATCAAGAGGCGGGTCCCCGAACTGTACATCCACTTCGCGGAGGTCGGCTCGGACCCCGACAAGAGAAACTACGTCGTCTCGAACGACAAGATCAACAGGAAGGGGTTTGTGGCGTCCCACGGCCTGGACGAGGGCATCCGGCAGCTCATCCGGGCGTACGCGATGATCGGGAAATCCGAGATGTACAACTGCTGA
- a CDS encoding discoidin domain-containing protein has product MMRLFAILCVFIVLAVGFSWPLPLHLDTALDNDFDTLMFASVLQFFRANVLRHPRDLFDAPFYHPHRQTLPSVFHNYMVGLAYIPLYALTRSPVGSYNILHLLTLALDAFAMYILVRHLTGGELPAIVSGAIFGFCPVRTANFQYTPFVTNYWVVFAILLLFKFSERLSRGGAPGFTLLAGSLALYLVQCLSDMVGGLYLGLAFFPVLAFGLLANLKRLGPGGLARAAAMLALLALCLAAATAPLRAIRKGMGEERVAWDAETVQEICPAISSYLSPSPGNILYGRATAGFSLNARQVNFFGAAAWILAAIGFFAARKTARFLPAYMPPLALAICLAAFLLSLGPWICLTPGVKLCPGPSMLVYRFFPALRTLGGLGMVVLIYVCVMAGFGVQWLADRLQSARLCRRGVLGAGLLAILTIEYASYPPTTWGEPFYCVPRDPPAVYRWLMAQRDTAPVIELPMPWEPEEIGGALGLDTAAMYWAAFHGRRIVNGQTAFAYPEYKIIADQMKRFPSRETIDILRSLGVRYVVLHVGRLPRLEWQWQLVRAHPEAAYDWRATLDRLDRFGGELALRVKAGGDRLYEILPGPSAPAIPPGAPLPRHGWTATAYPHPSDASLAINGREETAWSTRHNQVAGLFFQLDLGRSEKIAGIGMILKSANECPKNPRVEISNDGRRWTPVDYGGAYLDFTQRLIADPGEKLFRISFPAVKARYIRMTLTRMDNLYPWTIAELEVYGGV; this is encoded by the coding sequence ATGATGAGGTTATTCGCCATCCTGTGCGTGTTCATCGTGCTCGCGGTCGGATTCTCCTGGCCGCTGCCGCTCCATTTGGACACGGCGCTCGACAACGACTTCGACACGCTCATGTTCGCATCCGTGCTCCAGTTTTTCAGGGCCAACGTCCTCCGGCATCCCCGGGACCTCTTCGATGCACCGTTTTACCATCCGCATCGACAAACGCTTCCCTCCGTCTTTCACAACTACATGGTCGGGCTCGCGTACATCCCGCTCTACGCGCTCACCCGGAGCCCGGTGGGCTCCTACAACATCCTCCATCTCCTCACCCTCGCCCTCGACGCTTTCGCGATGTACATCCTTGTGCGCCATCTCACCGGCGGGGAGCTCCCGGCCATCGTCTCGGGGGCCATATTCGGCTTCTGTCCGGTCAGGACCGCCAACTTCCAATACACCCCGTTCGTGACGAACTACTGGGTCGTCTTCGCCATCCTTCTCCTCTTCAAATTCTCTGAACGCCTTTCCCGCGGCGGGGCGCCCGGCTTCACGCTCCTCGCCGGCTCTCTCGCGCTGTACCTCGTCCAGTGCCTCTCCGACATGGTGGGGGGGCTCTACCTGGGCCTCGCCTTCTTTCCCGTGCTCGCCTTCGGCCTCCTCGCCAATCTCAAACGACTCGGCCCCGGCGGGCTCGCGAGGGCCGCCGCCATGCTCGCCCTCCTCGCCCTCTGCCTGGCTGCGGCGACGGCCCCCCTGCGTGCGATCAGGAAGGGGATGGGCGAGGAGCGGGTCGCCTGGGACGCCGAGACGGTGCAGGAGATATGCCCCGCGATCTCGAGTTATCTCTCGCCGTCTCCGGGGAACATCCTCTACGGCAGGGCTACCGCGGGATTCTCGTTGAACGCCCGGCAGGTCAACTTCTTCGGCGCGGCGGCGTGGATCCTCGCCGCCATCGGTTTCTTTGCCGCCCGGAAGACGGCGCGTTTCCTCCCCGCGTACATGCCCCCGCTCGCGCTCGCCATCTGCCTCGCCGCCTTTCTGCTCTCGCTCGGGCCGTGGATATGTCTCACGCCGGGGGTGAAGCTCTGCCCCGGGCCCTCCATGCTCGTCTATCGTTTTTTCCCGGCGCTGAGGACGCTCGGGGGGCTGGGGATGGTCGTGCTTATTTACGTCTGCGTCATGGCCGGCTTCGGCGTGCAGTGGCTGGCCGACCGGCTCCAGTCGGCCCGTCTCTGCCGTCGGGGCGTGCTCGGCGCCGGGCTCCTCGCGATTCTGACCATCGAATATGCCAGCTACCCCCCCACCACGTGGGGTGAACCGTTCTATTGCGTGCCCCGGGACCCCCCCGCGGTATACCGATGGTTGATGGCGCAACGCGACACCGCTCCCGTCATCGAACTCCCGATGCCCTGGGAACCCGAGGAGATCGGGGGGGCGTTGGGTCTCGATACCGCCGCGATGTACTGGGCCGCCTTCCACGGGAGGCGAATCGTCAACGGCCAGACGGCGTTCGCCTACCCCGAGTACAAGATCATCGCCGACCAGATGAAGCGCTTCCCCTCGCGGGAGACCATCGACATCCTGCGCTCCCTCGGCGTCCGCTACGTCGTCCTGCACGTGGGGAGACTCCCGCGCCTGGAGTGGCAGTGGCAGCTTGTTCGCGCCCATCCCGAGGCGGCCTACGACTGGCGCGCGACGCTCGACCGCCTCGACCGCTTCGGTGGCGAACTGGCCCTCAGGGTGAAGGCCGGCGGCGACCGCCTCTACGAGATCCTCCCGGGCCCTTCCGCCCCCGCGATCCCCCCGGGCGCCCCCCTTCCCCGCCACGGATGGACGGCGACGGCGTACCCGCACCCGTCGGATGCCTCCCTGGCCATCAACGGCAGGGAGGAGACGGCATGGTCGACGCGGCACAACCAGGTTGCAGGCCTCTTCTTCCAGCTTGACCTTGGGCGTAGCGAAAAGATCGCCGGGATCGGGATGATCCTCAAGAGCGCGAACGAGTGCCCCAAGAACCCCCGCGTGGAGATCTCGAACGATGGCAGGAGATGGACGCCCGTCGACTACGGGGGGGCGTACCTGGATTTCACGCAGCGGCTGATCGCGGACCCGGGGGAGAAGCTCTTCCGGATCTCCTTCCCCGCCGTGAAGGCGCGCTACATCCGGATGACCCTCACCCGGATGGACAACCTCTACCCCTGGACCATCGCGGAACTGGAGGTCTACGGGGGGGTGTGA
- a CDS encoding GDP-L-fucose synthase: MADRMDLRGKRILVAGADGFLAHHVLAELEKRGARDVVQADRRDCDLREQADVRRLLAEAKPQVVVNLAGLVGGILVNTQRPAEFFYDNLTAGTLLMHESWRAGVEKYAACMCGCSYPDTGSPLISEAMLWDGPPQRNSAPYGSAKRLLPVQAEAYRRQYGFRAIVLVPGNIYGPHENFSLNDAHVIPSLIRKFYEARRGGAPRVTVWGSGSPVRDFVYAGDAAEAIVLALETYDGAEIVNISSGTATSVRELVQLIAELFNYRGEIVWDASKPDGQARKIFDTARMRLLLGYECRTTLREGLEKTIAWLEENYPRGTVRL, encoded by the coding sequence ATGGCCGATCGGATGGATCTGAGAGGGAAGAGGATCCTCGTGGCGGGCGCGGACGGTTTTCTCGCGCACCACGTGCTCGCGGAACTCGAGAAGCGGGGGGCGCGCGACGTCGTTCAAGCGGACCGGCGCGACTGCGACCTCCGCGAGCAGGCCGATGTCCGCCGGCTTCTCGCGGAGGCGAAACCGCAGGTCGTGGTGAATCTCGCCGGCCTCGTGGGCGGGATCCTGGTGAACACCCAGCGGCCCGCCGAGTTCTTCTACGACAATCTGACGGCGGGCACCCTGCTGATGCACGAATCGTGGCGGGCGGGGGTGGAGAAGTACGCGGCCTGCATGTGCGGCTGCTCCTATCCGGACACGGGTTCTCCGCTGATCTCCGAGGCGATGCTCTGGGACGGCCCCCCGCAGCGGAACTCGGCCCCGTACGGAAGCGCCAAGCGTCTCCTCCCCGTGCAGGCGGAGGCATACCGGCGCCAGTACGGGTTCCGCGCGATTGTCCTCGTCCCGGGAAACATCTACGGTCCCCACGAGAACTTCAGTCTCAACGACGCGCACGTCATCCCCTCCCTCATCAGGAAGTTCTACGAGGCGCGGAGGGGCGGGGCGCCCCGGGTCACGGTCTGGGGGTCGGGGAGCCCCGTCCGCGACTTCGTCTATGCCGGCGACGCCGCGGAGGCGATCGTCCTCGCCCTGGAGACGTACGACGGGGCCGAGATCGTCAACATCTCCTCCGGCACCGCGACCTCGGTGCGGGAGCTCGTACAACTCATCGCCGAACTGTTCAATTACCGGGGGGAGATCGTCTGGGATGCCTCCAAGCCCGACGGGCAGGCGCGCAAGATCTTCGACACCGCCCGGATGCGCCTCCTCCTCGGCTACGAGTGCAGGACTACGCTACGCGAGGGGCTGGAAAAGACCATCGCCTGGCTCGAGGAGAACTATCCGCGGGGGACCGTGCGGCTGTGA
- a CDS encoding radical SAM protein, translating to MKIRHLFRAGKAVLEERLLGRRRPLAVWIDITNRCPAGCAYCDISKSGKKDMPLEGLLRIMDELAAMGCVRLHLTGGDPLIRDDIGEIIGRGKGMGFLVTLSVREHFVRRRLEALKNADMVFLSFEGLKDVHEELKGRGSFPLLLDAFKALRERGIRTLTTTTLTRRNREFIPFILETARNYGFVTNFQCLHYPLGAAGGGGFRREHPLAELLLDEEEHRRIGNELIALKRSGAPIADSEMCLRRIFIDWEDHRAIFLPRRPPGHPPCRAGRLFCQIDVEGIVYPCGSTFERARKELYLNALEVGMRKAFRALPESSCAACVQACHVELNLLLSLNPGTIMHWCRQLIGKRI from the coding sequence ATGAAGATACGGCATTTATTTCGGGCGGGAAAGGCTGTTCTTGAGGAGCGCCTCCTGGGCAGGCGGCGGCCGCTGGCGGTCTGGATCGACATCACCAACCGCTGTCCCGCCGGCTGCGCCTACTGCGACATCTCCAAGAGCGGGAAGAAGGACATGCCGCTCGAGGGGCTCCTGCGCATCATGGACGAACTCGCGGCTATGGGGTGCGTGCGTCTTCACCTCACCGGCGGCGACCCCCTCATCAGGGACGATATCGGAGAGATCATCGGGCGCGGGAAAGGAATGGGATTCCTCGTGACCCTTTCCGTCCGCGAACACTTCGTCCGGAGGCGGCTCGAGGCCCTGAAGAACGCCGATATGGTGTTCCTGAGCTTCGAAGGGCTGAAGGATGTCCACGAGGAGCTCAAAGGTAGGGGGAGCTTCCCCCTGCTCCTGGATGCGTTCAAGGCGCTCAGGGAGCGCGGGATACGCACGCTCACCACCACGACGCTCACCAGGCGCAACAGGGAGTTCATCCCGTTCATCCTCGAAACCGCCCGGAACTACGGCTTCGTCACCAACTTCCAGTGCCTTCACTATCCGCTGGGGGCGGCGGGAGGGGGGGGGTTCCGCCGGGAGCACCCGCTGGCGGAACTGCTCCTCGACGAGGAGGAACACCGCCGCATCGGGAACGAGCTCATCGCCCTGAAACGCTCCGGTGCGCCGATCGCCGACTCGGAGATGTGTCTCAGGCGCATCTTCATCGACTGGGAGGATCACCGCGCGATTTTTCTCCCGCGCCGGCCCCCGGGGCACCCGCCGTGCCGGGCGGGCCGGCTCTTCTGCCAGATCGACGTGGAGGGGATCGTCTACCCGTGCGGATCCACTTTCGAACGGGCCCGGAAGGAGCTCTACCTGAACGCCCTCGAGGTCGGGATGCGCAAGGCGTTCCGCGCCCTCCCCGAAAGCTCCTGCGCGGCGTGCGTGCAGGCGTGCCACGTGGAGCTCAACCTGCTCCTGTCGCTGAATCCGGGAACGATCATGCACTGGTGCCGGCAGCTCATCGGAAAGAGGATATGA
- a CDS encoding glycosyltransferase family 39 protein codes for MKRALVVIALAVLAAPVAYNVATSYVGDEDLWRLARSLELTLKDALLQSNYHVPGWKHFRPTQYAAFFLLARLFGRAAWAYHLSFFSVHVLSAVFLYLLTLRLTHNRVCALVAGTLFAFHQANTEILCVLASFHYLLLVFFSILTLFFLARHLDRGRMSDHALSVLWCILGLLSDTPGVILMPFVLLLAELFYPAKLTLRRRIWLYSSYAVPVCAFVFVRRLLVPAPLVGASHIADVSHIIANCRMIVRAVFLPYDTMCHPPYGGVFLAFSVLIGCAYAGAFLPFIRRGGLRNKLFLFSAICFSLYVLSAGNFFGHERMCSMAIPFYALLMASLFCNGYEDTGRLYRFATSALSAMLMLNNYSLLLLRTHDWARAGQINKKVMEIFVRGSDEAAGRKIHTVGFHEVRLWFLRGKPIVGDAGEMYRWCHWWNGKDRALDETYFREWSGYPEILRAYAYGRGVVRDDDLIVALEKRKEYGVYSFAVRADRAENALVGRRKHVKAPRESSPIRVNFQCFNTLSIPMEGFEIDEGRSYQPWRGYGWDGEFIGRDGIWDKWTVVDIDRRSVSEHLRDTYVFTDRGKATWTIDLDNGPYRVDLGWCDPIFRRGPQRVAIEGKVVASAGPLERDTLFSVENVPVEVRDGNLTMELMPMPPASSAIINYIIIRKGAE; via the coding sequence GTGAAAAGAGCACTCGTCGTCATCGCGCTGGCTGTTCTCGCCGCGCCGGTGGCCTATAATGTCGCCACGTCGTATGTCGGGGATGAAGATCTCTGGCGCCTCGCGCGCAGTCTGGAGTTGACGCTCAAGGACGCCCTCCTGCAGAGCAACTACCATGTCCCTGGCTGGAAGCATTTTCGGCCGACGCAGTACGCCGCGTTTTTCCTGCTCGCCCGCCTCTTCGGGAGGGCCGCATGGGCGTACCATCTCTCGTTCTTCTCCGTCCATGTCCTCAGCGCGGTCTTCCTCTATCTCCTGACCCTCCGGTTGACGCACAACAGGGTGTGCGCCCTTGTCGCAGGCACCCTGTTCGCCTTCCATCAGGCCAACACGGAGATCCTGTGCGTGCTCGCATCCTTTCATTACCTGCTGTTGGTTTTTTTCTCCATCCTCACCCTGTTCTTTCTCGCGCGGCATCTCGATCGGGGTCGCATGTCGGATCATGCGCTCTCGGTCCTGTGGTGCATCCTCGGGCTCCTCTCCGACACCCCGGGGGTCATTCTCATGCCGTTCGTGCTCCTGCTGGCGGAGTTGTTCTACCCCGCCAAACTGACCCTGCGGAGAAGGATTTGGCTGTACTCGAGCTACGCGGTCCCTGTGTGCGCCTTTGTATTCGTCCGCCGGCTGCTGGTACCCGCCCCCCTGGTCGGGGCGAGCCATATCGCCGACGTTTCGCATATCATTGCGAACTGCCGCATGATCGTCCGCGCCGTCTTCCTGCCGTACGACACCATGTGTCACCCCCCGTATGGGGGCGTCTTCCTGGCGTTCTCCGTTTTAATCGGGTGCGCGTATGCAGGCGCCTTCCTTCCGTTCATCCGCCGGGGCGGGCTGCGCAACAAGCTCTTTCTCTTCTCCGCTATCTGTTTCTCTCTCTACGTGCTCAGCGCGGGCAACTTCTTCGGGCACGAGAGGATGTGCAGTATGGCAATCCCGTTCTACGCGCTCCTTATGGCATCGCTGTTCTGCAACGGCTATGAGGACACTGGACGGCTGTATAGATTCGCCACGAGTGCTCTCTCTGCAATGCTCATGCTGAACAACTACTCCCTTCTGCTTTTGAGGACACATGACTGGGCCAGGGCGGGACAGATAAACAAGAAGGTGATGGAGATCTTCGTCCGCGGCTCGGATGAGGCCGCAGGCAGGAAGATCCATACCGTCGGCTTCCACGAGGTCCGGCTCTGGTTCCTTCGGGGGAAGCCGATCGTCGGTGATGCGGGCGAGATGTACCGCTGGTGCCATTGGTGGAACGGGAAGGATCGCGCGCTCGATGAGACCTATTTCAGGGAGTGGAGCGGCTACCCGGAGATTCTCCGTGCGTACGCGTACGGTCGGGGGGTGGTGAGGGACGATGATCTGATCGTCGCGCTTGAAAAGCGGAAGGAATACGGCGTCTACTCGTTCGCCGTGAGGGCCGACCGCGCCGAGAACGCCCTTGTCGGCCGGCGGAAGCACGTCAAGGCGCCGCGCGAGTCGTCCCCCATCAGGGTCAACTTCCAATGCTTCAACACCCTCTCCATCCCGATGGAGGGTTTCGAGATCGACGAGGGGAGGAGCTACCAGCCCTGGCGGGGGTATGGATGGGACGGGGAGTTCATCGGGAGGGACGGCATCTGGGACAAGTGGACCGTGGTGGATATCGACCGCAGGAGCGTTTCGGAGCACCTCAGGGACACGTACGTGTTCACCGACAGGGGGAAGGCCACCTGGACTATTGACCTCGACAACGGCCCCTATCGCGTGGATCTCGGATGGTGCGATCCGATCTTCCGGAGAGGCCCGCAACGCGTGGCGATCGAGGGGAAGGTTGTAGCGAGCGCCGGGCCGCTGGAGAGGGACACCCTGTTCTCCGTCGAGAACGTCCCCGTGGAGGTGCGCGACGGGAACCTGACCATGGAACTTATGCCCATGCCGCCGGCATCGAGCGCCATCATCAACTACATCATCATAAGAAAAGGCGCCGAGTAG
- a CDS encoding NTP transferase domain-containing protein produces the protein MMQPQRGDKGKKRAAGNTPRSSPPRGGSGKAAPGRSASGVYPFFRNDVIILAGGFGRRLAGALGGLPKPMVEVAGRPFLEWVLLYLRRFGFLSFVFSTGYRRESVRGFFGDGRRWGVEIEYAEEDAPRGTAGALHLAVAATRSADLLVLNGDSLCLCDLGELYRFHQSRGGEATICCVRVRDASRYGAVVFDETGMITRFAEKGCPGGGWINAGIYWMRRGFIEGMRGRAPLSLEQDILPCRTGRGLYAYRANDPFMDIGTHEALARAPGFVKRNNLPRLARATEGDA, from the coding sequence GTGATGCAGCCCCAAAGGGGGGATAAAGGGAAGAAACGCGCCGCGGGGAATACGCCCCGATCCTCCCCCCCGCGAGGAGGGTCCGGAAAGGCCGCGCCTGGCCGTTCCGCGTCCGGGGTATACCCATTTTTCCGGAATGATGTTATCATCCTCGCCGGAGGTTTCGGCAGAAGGCTCGCAGGGGCGCTCGGCGGACTCCCCAAGCCGATGGTCGAGGTCGCGGGGCGGCCGTTCCTCGAGTGGGTGCTTCTGTACCTGCGGCGCTTCGGTTTCCTGTCGTTTGTCTTCTCCACCGGCTACCGCCGCGAGTCGGTGCGGGGGTTCTTCGGCGACGGGAGACGCTGGGGCGTCGAAATCGAGTACGCCGAGGAGGATGCGCCGCGGGGGACCGCGGGGGCGCTCCATCTGGCCGTCGCCGCCACGCGTTCCGCCGACCTCCTCGTGCTGAACGGCGATTCGCTGTGTTTGTGCGATTTGGGCGAGTTGTATCGGTTCCACCAGTCCCGCGGCGGGGAGGCGACGATCTGCTGCGTCCGTGTCCGGGACGCCTCCCGGTACGGCGCCGTGGTTTTCGACGAGACGGGTATGATCACGCGCTTCGCCGAGAAGGGATGCCCGGGCGGCGGCTGGATCAACGCGGGGATCTACTGGATGCGGAGGGGGTTCATCGAGGGGATGCGGGGGCGCGCGCCCCTCTCGCTCGAGCAGGACATCCTCCCGTGTCGAACGGGGCGGGGGCTGTACGCGTACCGCGCGAACGACCCGTTCATGGACATCGGCACGCACGAGGCGCTCGCGCGCGCGCCCGGATTTGTGAAGAGAAACAATCTGCCGCGCCTTGCGCGTGCTACCGAGGGGGATGCATGA